GCACACACTTAGAGATGAATGACAGACGGGCTCCGACACACGGACGCAGGAACTGAGCCGGGGCACGGACATACACCCAAGGACGCCCGGGGACTCGGGGACGGGCACGggggacagacacagagacacggGACGGAGACACAGGTAGGTGCGCACACAGACTGGGACCCAGACATGGGGGCTTGTCTAACACACAGAGACACTGCCTTGGACAGGCTCAGACCAGCCTCCGTCTGCACTCTGTGCCCAGAACAGCACCCTCAGCTGGGCTCcaggggaactgaggcacagcagGCCAATAGGTAGGTAGGTGGATACACAGTGCCCCCGCCCAGCCAGCCCCAAGCGGATCAGAGCCTTGTAGACGAGACGCCTAGACTCTACTGCGCACCCCGTGTCCCTGCTGTGTGCCCCGCACGTCCATCATGAACGCGAGCTCATCCGTCCCCATCATACCGGCTCATTGTCATCAGCATCACCTTCGTGCAGACAGGAGCGTTAAGCCTCAGAGGTGTGAAGTCACCTGTCAAAGTAGCAGagacagggttcaaacccagatCCACCTGCAGCTTTGAGACACCCCACGGGCGTCTCGCCACAGCGGGGTCCCAGGGCAACATCTGAGCATCATTCCGTCACAGCCTGGGCCCCCACACGGACGCAGCCAAAGGGCTCCAGTGGGGctgcctccttcccagccctggGGTCGCATGCCGTGTGGGAGATCTCTCAGATCAGCTACCAGCCTTGCAATCATGGGGTCATTCTTCCTGCACAGGCTCTACTCACATAGCCCAGACCCTGCTTGGAGCATCCGTCTCCAAGGATGGGGACCTGGTTGCTAGGCGACTGGCAGCAGCGTCGCTAGGATACCTGGCAAATCAGAGAGGACAGGGCAGGCAGATGCCCCGGGACTCAGCATCCTAAGCTGTCCCCCAGGGCTTATCTCTGCATCTTCACTGCGGCTGACTCAGGGACACGTGTGGAGACATGGGGCACACCCACAGGGACACTCAGGACACAGGCTCACGTgcctgcacgcacacacacaaagatgccCAAACAGCACACGAGTGAGCACACAAACACAAGCTCATGCTCAGAAATGCACAGACACCCGCAGGCACAAACACACGGACCACACACACGTGAACCCACGCCAACGTGCACTCAAGGCACGTGAGTAGACGGGACAGAACAGGCGGACACACAGATCAAGGCCTTCAGACACCCAGGGGCCACACACGAGCACCACACTCTCCAGGTGAAGCTTGAAGTATGATCCTGCTGACCTCGGGAGCCCAGCAGGGGCAGGAACCCAAGGAGGCCAGGCTTGGCCTCCTGCAGCCTCCCCCAGCCGGGCTGACCGAGGTCTGAGCAGCCAATCccagcccctcccgccccctctgCCTGCGCCCACCTGCCTGCTCACCGGCCCACAGAGCTCGTTTCATAATGGCCTCCAGCTGCCTCCCAGCTCCGGCACAGACTAGGGGAAGGAAGGGCCATGAGGCTGGTCTGGAAAGGTATCCCGTGAGAGTGCACCCAATGCACCCAGTGCTAAGGACAGCTGGAAGCAGATACCTGGCCCCTCACACGGATAGTGTCAGCCGAAGGTCAGGCTTGGTCACCTGGCCCGTGGGCGGTCAGGCTGGAATGCTGACTGTACTCCCTGGGTGTGACAGCGGCCCAGCCTTGGACCCTAAAGGGCTCCCACAAAGGGAGCTGGCAGCACCGAGGAAATAGCCCCTGCACAGCCAGGGTAAGACACAGAACACATGTGTCACACATGGGACAGCAGGGGACACGTTATGTGAGACAGCATTGGTATCAAAGCAGGACAACTCAAACTCACGTCATATGCAGGCAAAACGAAACACACAGGGGCACCAGGGACAGCCCAAGGCATGCGGCTTACGTGAATGACGGCACAGAACGCATGTCCACAAATTATGGTTGTAGCTGCCTGGGCTGCACTCAGGAGTCATGGGAATTTGTGGCAGGACTTGGTCCCAGAGAGATTTCCACCCACAAAGTGGGGCGAATGCACCTCACTCTTGCCCAGTGAGTCACAGCCCGGAAACGCCGCTACTCGTGGCCTCGGGCAGGCTCGCCGTCTGCTTCCGTCCATCTCTGGGTGCTTTGCTACCCCTGGGCGCGGCACAGGAATCCAAGCAAAGTCACCAGAGCCTAACAGGGAACAGCTGCCCTCCCCTCGGGGAATTCAGTCCCCAGGTCGTTTGTGCTGTTAAAAAGCGAAAgaccctcggggcacctggggggctcagtcggtggagcagttgagcgtccgacttcggctcaggtcacgatctcgcggtcggtgagttcgagccccgcgtcgggctctgtgctgacagctcagagcccggagcctgcttcggattctgtctccctctctctctgcccctcccctgctcatgcactgtctctgtctgttctcaaaactgaacaaacgttaaaaaaaaaattttttttttttttttaagttaaagacccaggttcctgggtggctcagttggttgagcatcagactttggctcagatcaggtctcaaggtttgtgagttcaggccccatgcagggctcgctgctgtcagcacagagcctgcctcagatcttctgcccctttctgccccttccccatttatactctctcaaaaataaataaatcctaaaaaaaaattaaattaaaagtgaaaggactctttcaagtttatttatttatttattttgagaaagtgcacacccaagcagggaaggagcagagagagaaggagaatctcaaacaggttccacgctcagtggggagcccgccgcggggctcaatcccacaaacccagagatcatgacctgacccgaaatcaagagtctgatgcttagactgagccacccagtgagccagccagacgcctcCAAGGatattttttgtttagtttattcatccatttttttaaaagagaaagaacgtgcatgtgcacacgagcacaagcaggggagggacagagagagagagagagagagagagagagagagaggatcccaagcaggctccacgctgatagtgcgggactcgaaccctcaaactgtgagatcatgacctgagccaagatcaagagtcagatgcttaacctactgagccaaaatggaaggattttatCGGTTGTGAGTTTCATCATAATAAATTACTTTGTGTGATTTTgactttataatatttatatatggcAACAAAAGAATTGACCTGTACATTTTCAATATAATGTTAAATTTTGTAGTCACTTCACaagtgtcttaattttttttggagttttattCTCAGGCTTTGGCAGCAGTCAAAATGCTTTTAGATCCCAGCATTCCCATCAGCCCTTGAAAAACAGACGAGTCCTGGGCACAGAAATAGGTGGGAGACACCTACCTGGTGGCCTCGCACAGCTACTGGGCTCTAGACACTTGGGgatccccgccccaccccccctccccaccgccctccCCAGGAAACTGCAGGGAGTGCAGAGGAGGAGCCCCAAGAAGCTGCTTTCAGGAATATGAGCTGTGCAGGCACCAAGCCCTCCAAGGATTAGGGAGGAGGGGTATCAAGGGTTTTCAGTCCTACAAAAACAGAGGGAAAGTTACAAGTCCCTTCTTGCAGGAGAGCAGCTCCCACTGGCCCTATAAACCCCCCTCCACTGCCAGAAGCCAGCAAGTAACTCCCCTTCTGCGAATGCTCCTGGCCCAGACCTGGGAAGCTGAGAGGAGGGCCAAGATCCCCGTCTCACAGCACTCACCAGGGTGGGAGCACAGAGTTGAACCTGAGGCAGCCCCTGCCTGGCTGTGGATATCCGGGAGGACTGCCTGGAGGAAGTGGCCTGCTACGTCAGACTCCCTAAGCCGTTGCTGCTTCTGGATCCCAGAGGCCTGTGTCTTCAACAAGCCCCAAGGCTGGTGCTGAATCTCAAGGCCCAGACCACACCCCAAAGGCACGTGCTGGGCGGGAAGGGGCAGCACCCCAGGAACAGCTTGTGCAAAGCCTTGGGGGCCAGAAGGATGGACAGTCATTCCATGGAGCTTGGGGCTGGTGCAGGCTCTGATGTACAGGGGCACAAAGTCATAGTTTACCCTTTCACCAGGAAGCCAGAGGAAGCTCCCAAAAACAAGGTGAACCGTCAACACCCTCCTGCACAAAGGCCAGGTCTCAGCTGAGACCCCATCCCCAGGACAGTTCCCACCTCAGGGCTGCAGGTCCTGAACCCCCAAAAAGGCATCATCATCCTTGGCACACGACCGTGAATGAAGGGGAGAGTTGTGCGTGCACCATAACGAATTGTGGACTTAATGCAACAATTTTGGCCTAATGTAGCACCAGCACATGAATTAATGAGTTCtcaaggggttttttttttaatgtttttatttattttttgagagagagagcgagcagggactgaggatccgaagtgggctctgtgatgacagcagagagccccatgcagggctcaaactcaccaactgtgagtgaagtcagatgcttaacccactgagccacccaggggcccctgaattAATGAATTCTAGAATAAACTGATGAGTGCATGCATGAGTTATAGAATTAATAAATTGAGAAGTGAGTTAGTTATGAAACATGATGACACTAACAAATACATTACAGAAATATAGGACCCAGGACCCAGAAATTTAGAGTTCGGGAAAACCTGGCTCCGGTCTTGCGGGACCCCTGAGACTCCAAACTGGCCCTGGAAGAGGGTAGGTGTCCTCCTGAGCTCTGCCCCAGTTTCCCTTCCCTGTGAACGACAGTGGCGGTGAGAGCCCTTTTGGGTCCAGCAGCGGAGAACGCGTATCAGACAGGAAGGTCTCATTGCTACGCCCTCTGCCCCCAAAGCCAGTCCCCAAAGACTTCTCCAGCCTGGAAGCTGGGACCACAGCTCCCAGAAGAGTACGTTTGGGGctcccagaaaggaaagaaagggcacCCGGGCTGGAAAAACTGGCGGTCACCTCCTCGGGTCTGCTGCAGGGATTTCGCCCGTCGGATGTGGGCGCCCTCCAAGCACCTGGATCCTGACTCTGCcggtgcccctccctccccaggggcagGCCCGCCCCCGCCGTGCAGGGGGAGGGCGGGACTCCCGGTTGCCAGGCAACCGCGTCAACAAGTCCAGGCGAGTCAGGGCTCGGTTGGAGGCTCAGACCCCGGAAGGCGGAAAGTATGGGGTGTACGGATGGGGGACAAGAGCCGGCCCCTCGACCAATGTAGCAAGaatgagttgggggagggtgATGGCCTCCGGCAAATGCCACGTTGTGTGGCTCTGCCTGCGGCCCACAGTGGGCCAGAACCTGGCCCAGGGTCCGGGGCCTGAGGTGCTGTGGGCTCGGAAGGAAGGAGTCCTGCAGGGCTGAACCAGGCGCCCTGGGCGTTCCCGTCTCCTCTCTCGTGGGCCCTCCCCGCCCTATCACCTCCGTGGGCTCTGCTGTCATCTAGACCCAGCAGGGGACAGGCTAGGAAGACTGCGTTCCCCCCAAACACGTCCAGGGCAGCAACTGTCCAAGTTGCTTTCGgcctcccacagacacacacctCCCAGAAGGACATGAGTCCTCTGCCCAGGGCAAAACGGAAGCCCACCTACTCTCATCTCCAGCCCCTAACACTAAGGCCGAGTAGAgcaacccgcccccccccccccccccccccgctcccggGGTTGcagtgcgggggcggggggagactgGGGGTTTGCTGACTGACCGTCAACCACAGACATGGGGGACTGGGGCACACTGAGGGTCCCAGAATTGTGGGGAAGGGCCTGCCAAGCTTAACATGTTCTCTACCCTGGGTAGGGCCCCAGGTCTCCGCATTTTCTCAGTGGACAGAGAACCAGCCGGTGGGCAGGAAGGGAATTTCCTGAAACTCGGCGGATCAGAAATGTCTGGTTGACAGCAGGGGTAAGGAGGACGGGTGCTAGGCCCGCGCAAAGGTGCTGAGTCTGCAGATGCAGGACCTAAGGCCAGCTGCGGGGAATCTAGAAGGGGGCCAGAGCTGGGAgcgcacgggggggggggggggggggggccgggccgGTGCCAGTGGGACTCACTCTTCCCCAGGCAGAGCGGGCCGAGCATGCAGTCGCCAGCAGAGAAGGAGGCCGGGCTCCGGGGCCCGCGGGAGCGAACCGGAAAGGGGTCCCTTGAGGAACGCGCCCGGGGGGCGCCCGCGGCGCAACCCCCCAAGCCAGGGTGGGCCCTGACGCTGGAGGGGCTGGCGGCCATGAGCCCCGCGCAGCGTCACCGCCACCTGCTCTTCGGTGACCAGCTTGAGGACGTGGGCGCGGCCGCCTCTATCTTCCCGCGCGAGTCAGTGGAGCTGGGGAGCCGTATGCCCGACCCGCGTGCGTGGACGCAGTCACCGGAGCCGCCCGGCGTGCGCCAGGACCGGCTCTTCGGCGTCCTCAAGGCAGCCGAGGCCCGGGGACGAATCCGCGCCTTGCGGCTGCGCTACATCCGCATGCGGGTGAGGCTCGGGGCCGGAAGGAAGGGGCGCGCAGGCGAGAGGGttgcggggcggggaggggacacCAGCCCGGGTGCCCcgaggaaaggggtgggggtgggggtggggggcaccctgCAGGAGGCGGCGGGCGGAGCTAGGGCAAAACAGCGCGGAGGCTTGGAGACCCGAACCCCCGCCCCACGACCCGCAGGCGGAGGAGATCGCGCTCCTCGCCTGGCAGCAGAAGTCCGCGCGCGCCGCCATCCGGCTGGAGCTGTTCCTACCGCCGCAGCTGAAGCCCACGCGGATCCCGGACCCCCTGGATCGTCAAGAGGTGCCCACAAGCCCGGGAGGGGGTGGagcgcggggggagggggtggagcgCGGGGGGGGGGTGCGTCCCCGCCCGCGTCCCCGCACACCTGGCCCCAGCCGCTCTCGCCCACAGAGGAGGCGCGTGGAGACCATCCTGGAGGAGAAAGTTGACGGCAGCGTCTTCCCACGTTGACGCGGCCCCACCCTTCCACATAAAGTTCTCACGGTTCAAGCGCCGCCTGGTCATTAAGACCCCTCTCTCCAGgttccccggggagggggggggcgggtatGGATGCCGCCTTCTCTGCGTCCGATGTCACAGACATCGGGAGACACAGAGTGGGGCCCCTCCAACAAAGTAGAAGTGTGCAAGTGGGCAGGCGTCAGATCAGCAGAGGACGCTGATGATCCCTCAAGCCCTGGGGCTGTCCCCATCCGGCAACCTGGTGCCCTGCAAGTCTGTGAGAGCCCCCAGTCTGAGGGGACAGGAGTAAGAATCTGATGGGCAACGGTCACACCTCCAGAAGAAGAGCAGCCTCAGGGAGAAAGTGGGGCCCAAGTGGGACCCCGGGTTGGGGGTCATTCCATCAGGGATCAGAGAGGAGGGTGGCCTTCTGGGCAGGGAGAGTGACTGCACAAGCCAAAGGTGGTCTTTGGAACCAGCCGTGCCCAGGAGGTCCTccagaggacggagactggggaaGGGGAGACCCCTCGGGGAGGCCTGCACTACCCCACAGAAAACCACCTTACCATCCTGAATGACCTCTTCAGTTCTGCTCGATCCCCCTTACGCCGCGcgcacacgtgcgcgcgcacacacactcacacgtgcgcgcgcgcgcatacgggaaggaacccccccccccccgtgtccccTTCTGACAAACCCACTTCCTGCAAACCCTCTGGACTCTGAAGAGTCTCCCAagtttctggatatgtctccccTTAGAGAGCTTACTCTTCTCCCAGACACAAGCTCTTTGTAGAGCCTGGAACTTGGccacctttcccttttcttccctcctggtCCCTAGCCGGCTCCAGAGGTGGGGGCTGAAAGAACTCAGACAGGTCATGTCTGAGTGGGCCTCCCGTTGAGTGGGCCTCCCGTTGAGTGGGCCCACAGCAAAGAACtgatcctgggggggggggtcatgctTTACCCACAGAGGTCAGAGCAGGGTCCAGCAAAGACTCCTGCTCAGTGGTGGTGAGTGCCCCTCCCTGACCCGGCTCAGGACGGGGACCTAGCCTCATGGGGATGTGGGCCCTCTGAGCCCTCAGCAAGCCCTTCTCCCCCTGCACCTGACCCTTCACCCATTCTGGGCTGTTGCTTGCCCTGGCCTTGATCCAAGCCCAGAACTGTGTGTGGAAGCTGGCTTCTGTGGCagctctgggagggaggggagggctgtgTGTGGCAGCTGTGGGTGGGGGCTGATCTTTtaggcagagagggggaaggagaaacaggggaagagaaggtggcTTGGGCTGAGGACAGAGATCTCTGTCCAGGAGTGGTGGCCACTTACACCCAGACACGAACGAGGAGGCTGATAGCCAGCCCTGACTCCCCTGGCCAAGCCCCTTTGTGATATGGACCCAAGCATCCTGTCCCTTGGGGATGTGCTGATCACCTAGGATGATTTCCTCTGCTTGGTAAACACGTATTTCATTTCGTCACTTGtctgagtctccatttctttatctttaaaatagagatCTGGAGGGTCTCACCCGGGCTGTGAGTGAACACAGTGAGTGTCCCATAAGGGTATGGTCACTCTGCATCAGGCAAACACAAGAGGACAGAGGCACAAGACAGACACACAAAGCCCTGAGAAGACCAGCAAGAGGGTGGCCTCACAGGTAGCTCTGCATCGAGGtggcatggggcgggggggggggggggggatcgcCGCACCAGGGAAGGGGCCCTAGCTCTGCAGAGGAATCCAGGGAAAGTGGCTGAGGACATTTCTGCCGGGCCCAGAAGAGGCTTCTGCTATGGGAGAGTGCAGCATGTGGGCCAGGACTCAATGTCCTGGGGACTGTAAGGGATCAGGTTGGTCCTGGAGCTGGgatcctgctcatgctctggacAGCGAGtgctgggttcaagtcccatgtccaCCATTATCTGCTGCATGGCTTTGAACCAGTTCCTTCCCAGCCCATCTGGATCCCTCCCATGGAATATGGGGCACTCTCTGTTGAGACGGGCTCACCGGAGGAGGTGCAGGAGACCCAGAAAGGCCAGGGCAAGGGGAACAGAGTGCACAGCCAAGTGGCCAGAGGAGGTACAGTGTAtggagggctgggagggcagagaCGGTGTAGAGTGGCATGAGTGCAGGGAGAAGCGTGTGACCCCACACTTGGTCAGCTGCCCCACACATCCCTCAGGAGGTGGGTGGAGACTCCACACCAAGCACAGTGGGATCCGTGTGGCTGTGTGACACTGACCAGGTGCTGACCTGTCCTTGTAGGACCTACCTCTCAGGACTGTTACCTAGGTTAAATAAGAAGCTTCTGGCCTCTGGCCTCCCCTGGCCAGCCCGTCAGCCAGATAGCTCTGTGGCCATGCCAGCCGAGGCCTCTGGGCACACAGCGTCAAGAggcaccccagcccccagggccccTCTCGCCTCCCTGACCTTGTGCCACCCTCTCCTCCAGCGCGGCCCCCACTCTCCCAGGCCCCCGCACTGCTGTCCTGCCAACACCGTCCTTTGCTGAAGGACACCCCCCTCCTTGGCTGTATGGCTCTCCTTAGCCCTCCTCACCTCTCACCCAGTCTGCCAGTCTGTTTCTTGTCTGCTCCAGGGCTGGCCTATCTGACTTACTGTTAGGTGCCACCGCCTGGCGCACAGGGAGCACCCAGATGATCGCCGAATGAAGAGCACATACAAAATCTCCACTTCCCTTTACATCTTGAAGAAGAGTTCTGAAAAGCGTGTGCGTATCGGCTTGTGCAACTGGAAGGCATTTTGTGAGCGGGACCCGGGCATCAGGAACTGACCAAGCTGAGTCCCTGCACTGGGGACAGGAGATGCACATGGTCCAAGGCCAGGGGGACGCAGACACTCTGCAGCCCATTTCCAGAGCAGCGTCAGGGCCACTCTGGCACTGGCCCAAAGCACGCCAGGATAAGAAATTTAACTGACAGCTGTAACAGAGCAAAAAATATCAGGAGAGTCAGCCGAAGAGAAGGGACAGGGCATTCGTTGCAAAAGGGAGGGTGTGGCTTTAAGCTTGAGGACATCTCAGGGCAACTGGAGGGGTTGGAAAAGACTCAGGCCCCACAGACAGGAACATTTGGTGACTCCAGATGTAGGAACCCATACCGCCAGTATCCACCAGCACCCGGACACAGGACGCCCCCTTTCTTGGGAAGCCCCCTAGAACCCTGTGCCAGTGAGCTCTTAACCCCACTTTACAGGCGACAGCACATAGTCGCAGGGAGGCTAGGCCTGGGCCTGGAGGAACCACTACACAGTCCTTTCCAGCCTGGCAAGGAGCATATGGGACCGCAGGGTCTTAAGGGCTCTTGTGCCCAGGCACTGGACCAGAGTCTCGGGGGCACCCACAAGAATGGCAAAGCTGGACCGGCCCCCCTGAACAGAGTGGAGGACACGACCACACCCCCATCTACTGCAGTGCCATTTCAGGCCGCCCTGCGTCCAGAGGCCCCATCATTAGCACCTCGTCTCCACGGGCCACCCTAAGCGAcggtgggcacctgggtgccccgcCGAATCTAACGGgacgtggggagggggcgggtggggagCAAGGCCAGCCgagcgcggggcggggcgcgccTGGCAGGGCGGGCCGGGCGCCTCCCCGCGCGAGGAAGTCCCGGCCCCGCGCTTTGGGGAAGTGCAGCCGAGGCGCCTGCGCACTGCACCCTGCGCCCCCTCCCCGACTATCGGGCCGGACCTCGGGGCGCgcgggccggcggcggcggcgcgagcGGCTCGGGAGCGCGGCCGGTGAGTGCGCGCGCGCGGCGCCGAGGACGgcggccctgcccctcccgaCCTGGGGCCCGGGGGCCGTGCCGGGCGGGAGCCTCAGGACCCGGCACCCCGATCCGCACCCCCACGGACTCCAGCCGCGGGGTCCACGTGGACCCTGGGCCGCGGCGGGACGGGAGCCAGTTCCCcgcgcgtgggggagggggcgctgcaAACCGGTTCCCCTTTTTCtgcagctcaaagcctggggaAGTGATTGctcaaaggggggggggggccggaaGAACCCAGGTTTCCGCGTCTCCCGCCCCCCCGCCCAGCCTgttggggaggggccgaggcGGGACACCCTGTccgtccccacccctgcccccttggATCTGGCAGCCACTCACCCTGCGAGGCGCAGGGGAGGCACTGCGCCCCCGGCCCCAACTGATCTGGGGCTCCCGGCGCCGGCCTCCCTCCAGAACGCCGCAGGAGTACCTCCTGCCGTCTGACTTGAGTCCCGGCTGCTGCAGTGCACGCCCCTTCGGCAGCCAGGGTGGGGCCCAGAGGGAACCTGGCCTCTCCCGCCCCCACCTCGCCTTTGGGTCGATGGTGAGTGGGGCGCCATGGCGAGTTCCttgaggtaggggtgggggcgtcagaggctggaggaaggggccCCTGAAGGAGACAAGCTCTACCAGGCCAGACCTTgccagcagagagaggaagagagagagaaatgggtcGCCCCCACCTCTGCAGTGGGGGCAAGGGTCATCAGGCTTAGGAAGACCTGGCCAGCCTTGGAGGAGCCAGGCAGGGGCTCCCCCACCAGCTGAACGGGGGTAGCCTAGGAAAGGTACTGAGTACCATCAGAAGCAGGGAATGGAGCCCCTTTGTCCACCCTCCTCCCAAAGGTTATGGCACTTTTTTCTGGGATTGtcacattttcttattctttttttggaCTGGGCGGGCTCGGGGacgttctttttccttctgtggagCAGAGTAGCAGCCGCTCCCAAGGGAGCCTCTCTGTCCCCAGAGGCCAGGCTTGCTGCCTGTCCAGCCCCTCCCATCCCAGACTTGGGGGCCAGAGCCTAAGGGGCTGGGAAATGCCAGCAAAATGCCaggatgagggaggggcagggacccTAGTTCAGGCCTTATGTgacctcggggggggggggggagcagagtggggggggggacggaAACAGGTGGCCCCAGTCAGCCTCAGGAAGGTGCAGGGAGCCAGGCCCAGGCCTGCAGCTAGGAGAGAAGACATTGACCCCAAAGTCAGCCTCCAGCCTCA
This sequence is a window from Lynx canadensis isolate LIC74 chromosome A3, mLynCan4.pri.v2, whole genome shotgun sequence. Protein-coding genes within it:
- the LKAAEAR1 gene encoding protein LKAAEAR1, encoding MQSPAEKEAGLRGPRERTGKGSLEERARGAPAAQPPKPGWALTLEGLAAMSPAQRHRHLLFGDQLEDVGAAASIFPRESVELGSRMPDPRAWTQSPEPPGVRQDRLFGVLKAAEARGRIRALRLRYIRMRAEEIALLAWQQKSARAAIRLELFLPPQLKPTRIPDPLDRQERRRVETILEEKVDGSVFPR